One segment of Brassica napus cultivar Da-Ae chromosome C3, Da-Ae, whole genome shotgun sequence DNA contains the following:
- the LOC111203755 gene encoding uncharacterized protein LOC111203755: MFMHFSLLYNTKDKLEAIMKTSIVFFVVILSISAISLAKQSSLEACIRSNIARSLSPPSKTSNFEVSDELCRDEARAIMYYLRLNKEFPPYYVQALCNIFGDDEKKVKVYVTKTWMNHSKKLLNSLTCMRRTTLVTKIKSPVEDCIRRKIAPSLSPSPSHTSHFDVMKDQLCRDETRIIMFFLKMNGKFPTYYVEALCNIFGGDDKKVKNYVMKKWLDHSEKLINSLTCVS, from the coding sequence atgttcatgcacttttctctcttatataacACCAAAGATAAACTAGAAGCAATAATGAAGACCTCCATTGTCTTCTTCGTAGTCATTCTCTCCATTTCTGCTATCTCCTTAGCCAAGCAGAGCTCTCTGGAAGCTTGCATAAGAAGTAACATTGCCCGGTCACTCTCTCCTCCTTCAAAAACATCTAATTTCGAGGTGTCAGACGAATTGTGCAGAGATGAGGCACGAGCCATCATGTACTACTTGAGACTTAACAAAGAGTTCCCACCATACTACGTCCAGGCGTTGTGCAATATATTTGGAGATGATGAAAAGAAAGTGAAGGTATACGTTACTAAGACATGGATGAATCATTCCAAGAAGCTCCTCAATAGCTTAACATGCATGAGAAGAACCACACTGGTAACCAAGATTAAGAGCCCTGTGGAAGATTGCATACGAAGAAAAATTGCTCCATCACTCTCTCCTTCGCCTTCCCACACATCTCATTTCGATGTTATGAAAGACCAGTTATGCAGAGACGAGACACGCATTATTATGTTCTTCTTGAAAATGAACGGGAAGTTCCCAACTTACTACGTTGAGGCATTGTGCAATATATTTGGAGGCGacgacaagaaagtgaaaaattaCGTTATGAAGAAATGGTTGGATCATTCGGAGAAGCTCATCAATAGCTTAACTTGTGTTTCttga